A region of Pempheris klunzingeri isolate RE-2024b chromosome 15, fPemKlu1.hap1, whole genome shotgun sequence DNA encodes the following proteins:
- the LOC139214339 gene encoding insulin-like growth factor-binding protein 1, which yields MPGLHKKVTFVAAVTLAALAVVKSSPVVAPEPIRCATCTQEKLNDCPAIPADCKQVLREPGCGCCMACALEKGASCGIHTAHCGEGLRCTPRPGEARPLHALTRGQGVCTEDLGQEEADGVPDHGSLHYLLGLNGLFDHQDTAEGQESIKAKINSIRNKLAQEGPCHLELHAALDLIASSQQKLGEKFTTFYLPNCDKHGFYKAKQCESSLVGPPARCWCVSSWNGKKIPGSSDLLGNSECHQEITH from the exons ATGCCTGGATTACATAAGAAGGTGACATTCGTGGCAGCAGTGACTCTGGCTGCTTTGGCTGTGGTGAAGTCATCCCCGGTGGTGGCGCCGGAGCCTATCCGCTGTGCCACCTGTACACAGGAGAAACTGAATGACTGTCCTGCCATCCCAGCAGACTGCAAGCAAGTGCTGAGGGAGCCTGGCTGTGGCTGCTGTATGGCCTGCGCTCTGGAGAAAGGAGCGTCCTGCGGGATTCACACAGCCCACTGTGGTGAGGGTCTCCGCTGCACTCCCAGGCCCGGTGAGGCAAGACCGCTCCACGCCCTGACCAGAGGACAGGGGGTCTGCACTGAGGACCTGGGCCAAG AGGAAGCTGATGGAGTCCCTGATCACGGCTCCCTGCACTACCTTTTGGGTCTCAACGGTCTCTTTGACCACCAAGACACTGCTGAGGGCCAAGAGAGCATCAAGGCCAAGATCAATTCCATCCGCAACAAACTGGCCCAAGag ggTCCCTGCCACCTTGAACTGCATGCAGCACTGGACTTAATAGCCAGTTCTCAGCAGAAACTGGGGGAGAAGTTCACGACTTTTTACCTCCCCAACTGTGATAAGCACGGCTTCTACAAGGCCAAGCAG TGTGAGTCATCTCTGGTTGGACCGCCCGCTCGCTGCTGGTGCGTCTCTTCCTGGAATGGGAAGAAGATCCCAGGATCGAGTGACCTGCTCGGTAACTCAGAGTGTCATCAAGAAATCACTCACTGA